One Amaranthus tricolor cultivar Red isolate AtriRed21 chromosome 10, ASM2621246v1, whole genome shotgun sequence genomic window carries:
- the LOC130825423 gene encoding proteasome subunit alpha type-5-like isoform X2, with translation MFLTRTEYDRGVNTFSPEGRLFQVEYAIEAIKLGSTAIGIKTKDGVVLAVEKRITSPLLEPSSVEKIMEIDEHIGCAMSGLIADARTLVEHARMETQNHRFSYGEPMTVESTTQALCDLALRFGEGDEESMSRPFGVSLLIAGHDENGPSLYYTDPSGTFWQCSAKAIGSGSEGADSSLQEQYRKDLSFQEAETMALSILKQVMEEKVTPNNVDIAKVSPTYHLYSPAEVEAVISRL, from the exons ATGTTCCTCACTAG GACTGAGTATGACAGAGGAGTCAATACCTTCTCACCTGAAGGCCGATTGTTTCAGGTTGAGTATGCTATTGAGGCTATCAAG CTCGGTTCTACAGCAATTGGGATAAAGACCAAGGATGGTGTTGTGCTTGCTGTCGAAAAACGTATCACATCTCCATTGTTG GAGCCTAGTAGTGTTGAGAAAATCATGGAAATTGATGAGCATATAGGCTGTGCAATGAGTGGATTGATTGCCGATGCCCGCACACTAGTTGAGCATGCACGAATGGAGACTCAG AATCATAGGTTCTCTTATGGTGAACCAATGACTGTTGAGTCAACTACTCAAGCTCTATGTGATCTAGCACTTCGTTTTGGAGAAGGAGATGAAGAGTCAATG TCTCGCCCTTTTGGTGTATCTCTTCTCATCGCAGGTCATGATGAAAATGGCCCGAGCCT ATATTACACAGATCCATCTGGTACGTTTTGGCAGTGCAGTGCAAAGGCAATTGGTTCTGGTTCTGAAGGTGCAGATAGCTCCTTGCAGGAGCAATACAGAAAG GACTTAAGTTTCCAAGAAGCTGAGACCATGGCACTATCCATATTAAAACAGGTTATGGAAGAAAAG GTAACTCCAAACAACGTTGACATTGCAAAGGTTTCCCCAACATACCACTTGTATTCTCCAGCCGAAGTAGAGGCTGTCATTAGTCGCTTGTAA
- the LOC130825423 gene encoding proteasome subunit alpha type-5-like isoform X1 has product MDSNVFSRCLFKLLSVYHVIKMFLTRTEYDRGVNTFSPEGRLFQVEYAIEAIKLGSTAIGIKTKDGVVLAVEKRITSPLLEPSSVEKIMEIDEHIGCAMSGLIADARTLVEHARMETQNHRFSYGEPMTVESTTQALCDLALRFGEGDEESMSRPFGVSLLIAGHDENGPSLYYTDPSGTFWQCSAKAIGSGSEGADSSLQEQYRKDLSFQEAETMALSILKQVMEEKVTPNNVDIAKVSPTYHLYSPAEVEAVISRL; this is encoded by the exons ATGGATTCCAATGTTTTTAGTCGATGTTTGTTCAAg TTATTGTCAGTCTATCACGTGATCAAGATGTTCCTCACTAG GACTGAGTATGACAGAGGAGTCAATACCTTCTCACCTGAAGGCCGATTGTTTCAGGTTGAGTATGCTATTGAGGCTATCAAG CTCGGTTCTACAGCAATTGGGATAAAGACCAAGGATGGTGTTGTGCTTGCTGTCGAAAAACGTATCACATCTCCATTGTTG GAGCCTAGTAGTGTTGAGAAAATCATGGAAATTGATGAGCATATAGGCTGTGCAATGAGTGGATTGATTGCCGATGCCCGCACACTAGTTGAGCATGCACGAATGGAGACTCAG AATCATAGGTTCTCTTATGGTGAACCAATGACTGTTGAGTCAACTACTCAAGCTCTATGTGATCTAGCACTTCGTTTTGGAGAAGGAGATGAAGAGTCAATG TCTCGCCCTTTTGGTGTATCTCTTCTCATCGCAGGTCATGATGAAAATGGCCCGAGCCT ATATTACACAGATCCATCTGGTACGTTTTGGCAGTGCAGTGCAAAGGCAATTGGTTCTGGTTCTGAAGGTGCAGATAGCTCCTTGCAGGAGCAATACAGAAAG GACTTAAGTTTCCAAGAAGCTGAGACCATGGCACTATCCATATTAAAACAGGTTATGGAAGAAAAG GTAACTCCAAACAACGTTGACATTGCAAAGGTTTCCCCAACATACCACTTGTATTCTCCAGCCGAAGTAGAGGCTGTCATTAGTCGCTTGTAA